From Podospora bellae-mahoneyi strain CBS 112042 chromosome 3, whole genome shotgun sequence, the proteins below share one genomic window:
- a CDS encoding hypothetical protein (COG:A; EggNog:ENOG503P5VJ) has protein sequence MAGPGSPGSDGPTYAPPPLPSGWIAQWDAASKKYYYVQLSTGVSQWDLPTEPVPFGNTPAARSDHPYGVPHPSAEIVTHPDGSQTARYPDGRLEPVNPREDGTRGVGGGGQSDRGLGSFLLNTISGGKQGGGSSGGGGLAGAVLSGLAGGSSGGGGGSGGLGGKVASQLVSGIFSSGSKPSSSPSNNFSGQSSSGHGAGGLGGVIGGVAGLFGNKQSSGNNFGYSNSGATTYSGSAPPTSYQPPSQPGSSTSVHGGGSSSSYQSSSQTHHQGSSQSYGQSSQSHTAPYGQQSSGGGYQSSSYGAGPGHGQAHSQSYGGQHSYGSPSGQPSYAPPPSQPSYGQPHYGAGAASSYGQPPYGAPPPQGGGYGQQPPYGGHQYSQGGGYPGQY, from the exons ATGGCAGGCCCCGGATCACCCGGCAGCGACGGGCCAACCTAtgcgccgcctcctctcccctcggGCTGGATTGCCCAGTGGGATGCTGCCAGCAAGAAGTACTACTATGTGCAGCTCTCGACTGGAGTCTCGCAATGGGATCTCCCGACCGAGCCCGTTCCCTTTGGCAACACTCCCGCTGCCCGCTCCGATCACCCCTACGGCGTACCTCACCCTAGCGCCGAAATCGTGACGCACCCCGACGGCTCCCAGACAGCTAGATACCCCGACGGACGTCTCGAGCCGGTGAACCCGAGAGAGGATGGCACACGAGGtgtcggcggtggaggaCAGAGTGACAGGGGCCTTGGT TCTTTCCTCTTGAACACGATCAGCGGCGGAAAGCAGGGCGGTGGCAgcagtggaggaggtgggctTGCTGGTGCTGTTCTCAGCGGACTGGCGGGTGGCAGCtccggaggcggcggcggcagcggcgggcTCGGTGGCAAGGTCGCGTCCCAGCTCGTGTCTGGCATATTCTCCTCTGGAAGCAAGCCTTCGTCTTCGCCCTCGAACAACTTCAGCGGTCAGTCGTCGTCCGGACACGGTGCTGGAGGTCTTGGAGGGGTGATCGGAGGTGTTGCTGGTCTCTTTGGCAACAAGCAGAGCTCG GGCAACAACTTTGGATACTCCAACTCGGGTGCTACGACCTACAGCGGTTCGGCCCCTCCCACATCATACCAACCTCCCTCGCAGCCGGGATCCTCGACCTCGGTCCACGGCGGTggctcatcttcatcctACCAGTCAAGCTCACAAACACACCATCAAGGCTCAAGTCAGTCTTACGGGCAGTCTAGCCAGTCCCACACCGCACCATACGGACAGCAGTCTTCTGGCGGCGGCTACCAGTCCTCTTCTTATGGCGCCGGACCCGGCCATGGTCAAGCGCACAGTCAAAGCTACGGCGGCCAACACTCTTACGGTTCGCCCAGCGGCCAGCCCAGCTATGCACCCCCACCAAGTCAGCCATCCTACGGCCAGCCACACTATGGAGCGGGGGCTGCAAGCTCATATGGTCAGCCACCGTATggcgcaccaccaccacagggAGGAGGTTACGGCCAGCAGCCACCGTATGGAGGACACCAGTATTCTCAGGGTGGTGGCTATCCTGGACAGTATTAG
- the GDE1_1 gene encoding Glycerophosphocholine phosphodiesterase (COG:U; EggNog:ENOG503NUB5), with amino-acid sequence MKFGKNLPRNQVPEWAGSYIDYKRLKKLIKTAADTAAHNGDQVDLAEFLFALDREVECVDQFYTRKLHENQRRLQAITDRYGPTPRDAANIDEEELEDLIGALLEIRNQLRNLQWFGEINRRGFVKITKKLDKKVHTSDIQERYISTRVDVLPFATNLDTSQELQTVNTWLSVLNESKNTNDAKSDRSTRSYGRPTKLDVDTSVLNALDQAVRQDNLDTLTTGLAAANLAKQDQTDAFQNLLHSLLQRAISARSKKVIPVLLERISDLDDPDDINGRNCIHRLVTHIGRTKTVSSRAVEEVKPDPHLNAYPFPPGVQYAQNYLTPATSPLATPRVSALKETASLLGKDDEAVQMLMYLLDNLKPAQRVALKAKDNFGRIPLHYAAQFGFVVVCQILMKKMQDWGMFDVENGIDAPEWQDKNGEAPLHLSVLGGHALTTKALLQGENWQGVSDNKAEMRRAISKSSAVLAIATKANFEHIVEMLVHAGVDINWRDKTGETALHIAARFGHDECAKVLLEGTADQKADFELTEKAFAWTPLHIAAVDGHLSVVKLLVEAGAEVDKPDSSGWTAREHAALRGHMPIAHFLAQSKEGEDTASNTSDDEKSVTDNAAVPDKASFQERRSKGSARKAEPVKSFGHRYLKDESLVLVSLGSMDMRKNLEAVKLDNIPLSKAHTTELDTTLSIVVSAQGAQGEPTMMNLQGDVCVPIMGANFEVIGSVNFNFLVITPFSHPSMEVTSEHTYWKKLASTMVIGHRGLGKNMTSSRSLQLGENTVSSFIAAANLGANYVEFDVQLTKDHVPVIYHDFLVSETGFDAPVHTLTLEQFLHINPDKSRTIQGNNGTSPFSYAIPENKLLEKTRRSNSPGPRQRSMSMDWPDHNRQHRLSKQEMEERMKHTRDFKEKGFKANSRGNFIQAPFATLEDLFVKLPQSVGFNIEMKYPMLHESEEHEMDTYAVELNSFCDTVLQKVYDMTANPHQRRNIIFSSFNPDICLCLSFKQPNIPILFLTDAGTCPVGDIRASSLQEAIRFASRWNLLGIVSNAEPFVNSPRLVRVVKGAGLVCVSYGRENNEPGLVRRQVREGVDAVIVDSVLAIRRGLLTQDGEGEGKGKKNGVEDRVEEVRERVGKQVLNGNGNGNGFGGGDIGYSS; translated from the exons ATGAAGTTTGGGAAAAA TCTTCCAAGAAACCAAGTCCCCGAGTGGGCAGGCTCTTACATCGACTACAAGCGCCTCAAGAAACTCATAAAAACAGCAGCCGACACAGCTGCCCACAATGGGGATCAAGTCGACTTGGCTG AGTTTCTGTTTGCCCTCGACCGCGAAGTAGAGTGCGTTGACCAGTTCTATACAAGGAAGCTCCACGAGAACCAGCGACGACTGCAAGCCATCACAGACAGATACGGACCAACACCTCGCGATGCCGCTAAcatcgacgaggaggagctcgaggatcTGATAGGAGCTTTACTCGAAATCAGAAACCAACTGAGGAATCTACAGTGGTTCGGAGAGATCAACCGTCGAGGCTTTGTCAAAATCACAAAGAAGCTGGACAAGAAGGTTCACACGTCGGATATCCAGGAGAGGTACATCTCTACCAGGGTCGACGTTCTACCGTTTGCCACAAATCTTGACACCAGCCAGGAGCTTCAGACAGTCAACACGTGGCTTTCGGTGCTCAATGAATCCAAGAACACCAATGACGCCAAATCCGACCGCTCAACACGGTCTTACGGGCGACCCACGAAACTGGACGTCGATACGTCAGTGCTCAACGCACTAGATCAAGCCGTCCGGCAAGATAATCTAGATACATTGACGACCGGGTTAGCTGCTGCAAATCTCGCAAAACAAGATCAAACCGACGCTTTCCAAAACCTCCTGCACAGCCTCCTGCAGCGCGCCATCTCGGCCCGGTCGAAAAAGGTCATTCCTGTGCTTCTGGAAAGGATTTCGGACCTTGATGACCCCGACGACATCAATGGGCGGAATTGTATTCACAGGCTGGTCACTCATATTGGCCGGACCAAGACCGTTTCTTCCAGagccgtggaggaggtgaagccGGATCCTCACTTGAACGCATACCCTTTTCCGCCGGGGGTTCAATACGCCCAGAATTATCTTACCCCAGCAACGTCTCCTCTCGCCACACCGCGGGTGTCTGCTCTCAAGGAGACGGCCAGTCTCTTGGGCAAGGATGACGAGGCTGTGCAGATGCTCATGTACCTTTTGGACAATCTCAAGCCAGCACAAAGGGTGGCTTTGAAGGCGAAGGATAACTTTGGACGCATTCCACTGCATTACGCCGCTCAGTTTGgctttgtggtggtgtgtcaGATtttgatgaagaagatgcagGATTGGGGCATGTTTGATGTCGAAAACGGAATCGACGCCCCTGAATGGCAGGACAAGAACGGAGAAGCACCTCTGCATCTCAGCGTCCTTGGTGGTCACGCTCTTACGACCAAGGCACTGCTTCAAGGGGAGAATTGGCAGGGTGTCAGTGATAACAAGGCGGAGATGAGACGGGCCATCTCAAAGTCGAGTGCTGTGTTGGCTATTGCCACCAAGGCGAACTTTGAGCATATTGTCGAGATGTTGGTGCATGCGGGGGTTGACATCAACTGGCGGGATAAGACGGGGGAGACGGCGCTGCATATTGCCGCGAGGTTTGGGCATGATGAGTGTGcaaaggtgttgttggaggggacggCGGATCAAAAGGCGGATTTTGAGTTGACGGAGAAGGCTTTTGCTTGGACGCCGCTGCATATTGCGGCGGTAGATGGGCATTTGTCTGTGGTTAAGCTGTTGGTGGAAGCCGGGGCTGAGGTGGACAAGCCGGATTCGTCGGGTTGGACAGCGAGGGAACATGCTGCTTTGAGAGGACATATGCCTATTGCTCACTTTCTTGCTCAGAgcaaggagggagaggacaCGGCTAGTAATACTTCTGATGACGAGAAGTCGGTGACGGATAATGCGGCTGTGCCTGACAAGGCGTCGTTCCAGGAGAGACGATCGAAGGGCTCTGCGCGCAAGGCGGAGCCGGTCAAGTCATTTGGTCATCGGTATCTCAAGGATGAGAGTCTGGTGCTGGTTAGCTTGGGCTCGATGGACATGCGGAAGAATCTTGAGGCGGTAAAGCTGGACAATATTCCGCTTTCGAAAGCACACACGACGGAGTTGGACACCACGTTGTCGATTGTAGTGTCGGCGCAAGGGGCTCAGGGCGAGCCAACTAT GATGAACCTTCAGGGTGATGTCTGTGTGCCCATCATGGGTGCCAATTTTGAGGTCATTGGCAGCGTCAACTTTAACTTTTTGGTCATCACGCCATTCTCACACCCTAGCATGGAGGTCACTTCTGAGCACACCTACTGGAAGAAGTTGGCCTCGACCATGGTCATTGGCCACCGCGGCCTGGGCAAGAATATGACGTCCAGCCGCTCCCTCCAGCTGGGCGAGAACACCGTCTCATCCTTTATTGCAGCGGCCAACCTCGGCGCTAACTATGTCGAGTTTGACGTCCAGCTCACCAAGGACCACGTCCCGGTTATCTACCACGACTTTTTGGTCAGCGAGACCGGGTTTGACGCGCCGGTTCACACTTTGACTCTGGAGCAATTCTTGCACATCAACCCGGACAAGTCGAGGACTATTCAGGGGAATAATGGGACGTCGCCTTTTTCGTATGCCATTCCGGAGAACAAGCTGCTCGAGAAGACGAGGCGGAGCAACTCGCCCGGTCCGAGGCAGAGGTCCATGTCGATGGACTGGCCGGATCACAACAGGCAGCATCGCTTGTCCAAGCaggagatggaagagagGATGAAACACACGAGGGATTTCAAAGAGAAGGGCTTCAAGGCCAACTCGCGCGGAAACTTCATCCAGGCGCCGTTTGCGACGCTGGAGGACCTCTTTGTGAAGCTGCCGCAGAGCGTGGGGTTCAACATCGAGATGAAGTACCCGATGCTTCACGAGAGCGAGGAGCACGAGATGGACACGTACGCGGTCGAGCTGAACTCGTTTTGCGACACGGTGCTGCAAAAGGTGTACGACATGACTGCCAACCCGCACCAGAGGAGGAATATCATTTTTTCGAGCTTCAACCCGGATATTTGTCTCTGTTTGAGTTTTAAGCAGCCGAATATACCGATTTTGTTTTTGACGGATGCGGGGACGTGTCCGGTGGGGGATATCAGGGCGAGTAGTCTGCAGGAGGCGATTAGGTTTGCGAGCAGGTGGAATTTGCTGGGGATTGTGAGCAATGCGGAGCCGTTTGTGAATAGtccgaggttggtgagggtggtgaagggggcggggttggttTGTGTTAGTTATGGGAGGGAGAATAACGAgccggggttggtgaggaggcaggttagggagggggtggatgctGTTATTGTTGATAGTGTGCTGGCTATTAGACGGGGATTACTGACgcaggatggggagggtgagggcaaggggaagaagaatggggttgaggatagggttgaggaggtgagggagagggttgggaagCAGGTGTTGAacgggaatgggaatgggaatgggtttggaggaggggataTTGGGTATAGTTCTTGA
- a CDS encoding hypothetical protein (EggNog:ENOG503P6S4; COG:S), with protein sequence MAATDPSPTLKFLTDAGHLLAFTAPETSAYILRQRNDLMFEHEIPLPEVQRQHVCTACGNILAFGEGSDLVFKKNKKAVIKKKQQTPPAPKVEKAKRQEPRSSGPTKRIECGHCSSKIEIKLPAPAPIIRHTVKPAHKVSKTTAPGAAPSLPKTSGSHETTSSQKPASNANSKKRAKSRKAGLQALLEQSKYSRPSPGLSLADFMSK encoded by the coding sequence ATGGCCGCCACTGATCCGAGTCCGACTCTGAAGTTTTTGACAGATGCAGGTCATCTCTTAGCCTTTACGGCTCCCGAGACATCGGCATATATCCTCAGGCAGCGAAATGACTTGATGTTCGAGCATGAGATTCCTCTTCCTGAGGTCCAACGACAGCATGTTTGCACGGCCTGTGGTAATATTTTGGCTTTCGGGGAGGGCAGTGACCTGGTCttcaaaaagaacaaaaaggcAGTgatcaaaaagaaacagcaaacacctccagcacccAAGGTCGAAAAAGCGAAAAGGCAAGAACCTCGGTCATCTGGCCCAACCAAGCGCATCGAGTGTGGCCATTGCTCTTCGAAAATCGAGATCAAGCttccggctccggctcccATCATTCGCCATACTGTCAAACCGGCCCACAAGGTGTCCAAGACCACGGCACCGGGAGCGGCCCCATCTTTGCCCAAGACTTCAGGTTCACACGAGACGACATCCTCGCAGAAGCCAGCGTCCAATGCgaacagcaagaagagggCCAAGTCTCGAAAAGCGGGTCTCCAAGCTCTGTTGGAGCAATCCAAATATTCAAGACCTTCGCCTGGGTTGAGCCTTGCCGACTTCATGTCGAAATGA
- the ZPR1 gene encoding nucleolar zinc-finger protein (EggNog:ENOG503NWQE; BUSCO:EOG09262Z0M; COG:S): MTELFNPIGEKVEQAVQANGEAEDDFKPIDEIESLCMNCHENGMTRLLLTKIPYFREIIIMSFNCDHCGFNNNEIQPAGTLQLKGVHYELRLRDMEDFQRQVVKSDTATVKFIELDVEVPPGKGQLTNVEGLLTTIVDDLVFDQEKRMKETPEAAAKVAEVIAKGRQMLAGEAFPFRVSVDDPAGNSFIAPDPRDGVGKWEKREYLRTPEQNEALGLADTNTEGLDDNGDIIPDHVYQFPASCPGCMHPCTTNMKMVDIPHFRQVVIMNTSCDDCGYKSNDVKTGGEVPEKGKKVTIKIKTPVDLARDILKSESCQLECPELSLSVNPGTLGGRFTTVEGLLTQVRDDLHKQIFEADADVEKTKRKNDSLDSTEASRWNDFFDGLNSAIKGEREFTIVLTDPLAASYVQSLADNPDEPDEQMTVEEYERTEEEEEELGLLDMKTENYENDV, from the exons ATGACAGAGCTTTTCAACCCTATCGGCGAGAAGGTCGAGCAGGCCGTCCAGGCCAATGGCGAGGCTGAGGATGACTTCAAGCCCATCGATGAGATCGAGTCCCTCTGCATGAACTGCCACGAGAAT GGCATGAcacgcctcctcctcaccaagaTTCCCTATTTCCGCGAGATTATCATCATGTCCTTCAACTGCGACCACTgcggcttcaacaacaacgagaTCCAGCCTGCTGGTACCCTCCAGCTCAAGGGTGTCCACTACGAGCTCCGGTTAAGAGATATGGAGGACTTCCAGCGCCAGGTTGTCAAGTCCGACACTGCCACCGTCAAGTTTATCGAGCTCGATGTCGAGGTCCCCCCTGGCAAGGGTCAGCTCACGAACGTGGAGGGCCTCCTAACCACCATCGTGGATGATCTCGTCTTCGACCAAGAGAAGCGTATGAAGGAAACCCCTGAGGCGGCCGCCAAAGTTGCTGAAGTCATTGCCAAGGGCAGACAAATGCTCGCCGGAGAGGCGTTCCCCTTCCGTGTGTCTGTCGACGACCCGGCTGGCAACAGCTTTATCGCCCCTGACCCTCGCGACGGCGTTGGCAAGTGGGAGAAGCGCGAGTACCTCCGTACACCTGAGCAGAACGAGGCTCTCGGTCTCGCCGACACCAACACTGAAGGCCTTGACGACAATGGCGACATCATCCCCGATCACGTCTACCAGTTCCCAGCCTCTTGCCCGGGCTGCATGCACCCCTGCACGACCAACATGAAGATGGTCGACATCCCCCACTTCAGACAAGTCGTCATCATGAACACGAGCTGTGATGACTGCGGTTATAAGTCCAACGACGTCAAGACGGGTGGTGAGGTCCCtgagaagggcaagaaggtcaccatcaagatcaagacccCTGTGGATCTTGCCCGCGATATCCTCAAGAGCGAGAGCTGCCAGCTCGAGTGCCCCGAGCTCAGCCTTTCCGTCAACCCAGGCACCCTCGGTGGAAGATTTACCACCGTCGAGGGTCTCCTCACCCAGGTCCGCGATGACCTCCACAAACAAATCTTCGAGGCCGATGCCGACGTGGAGAAGACTAAGCGCAAGAACGACTCTCTGGACAGCACCGAGGCGTCGAGGTGGAATGACTTCTTTGATGGGCTCAATTCTGCCATCAAGGGCGAGAGGGAGTTTACCATTGTGTTGACTGACCCATTGGCGGCCAGTTATGTTCAGAGCTTGGCTGATAACCCGGATGAACCTGATGAGCAGATGACCGTCGAGGAGTATGAGCggacagaggaggaagaggaggagttgggtttGTTGGACATGAAGACTGAGAATTATGAGAATGATGTTTGA
- a CDS encoding hypothetical protein (EggNog:ENOG503NW79; COG:G), with amino-acid sequence MRLSLLPLGAFLLATPTLSAPSFTGEPDSSGKYWLFAPGITASFIPYGASISNLFITDKNGIDRDIVLGFDNATYYSVDPVHPHFGGVPGRYANRIKNSTFTLDDDGEDYHIRPNENPTAAHPAGVNTLHGGPDGWDHRNFTVVTYTKSSITFSLVDPDGKEGFPGEVISYITYTLSNRTWDAKMVAIPTTKKTPIMLSSHTYWNLDGFANTETPTALNHTFYLPFSGQTVAVDSILIPTGEISPAPKGSVNDFWSAPRQIGEGFSLEGIQGNCGGSCTGYDNCWLVNRNYPYDWRSEDKMVASLASEWSGIKLEIWSDQEAFQMYSCNGMNGSMPIKATQGRDDGTGSRGVEKYGCVVLEVQDWIDGINHPEWGRGPKQIFEPGGDPYVLQVRHRFSVDA; translated from the coding sequence ACCTTATCCGCCCCCTCTTTCACAGGGGAACCAGACTCCTCAGGTAAATACTGGCTCTTCGCCCCAGGCATAACAGCCTCCTTCATCCCCTACGgtgcctccatctccaacctcttcatcaCCGACAAGAACGGCATAGACCGTGACATCGTCCTCGGCTTCGACAACGCAACCTATTACTCTGTCGATCCAGTTCACCCTCACTTTGGCGGCGTGCCCGGCCGGTACGCCAACCGCATCAAGAACTCGACCTTCACCCTTGACGACGATGGAGAAGACTACCACATCCGTCCCAATGAAAACCCCACCGCAGCCCACCCAGCAGGTGTGAATACCCTCCACGGCGGCCCCGACGGCTGGGATCACAGAAACTTCACCGTCGTCACCTACACCAAGTCATCCATCACGTTCAGCCTTGTCGACCCCGACGGGAAAGAGGGGTTTCCAGGGGAAGTAATCAGTTACATCACCTACACTTTGTCAAACCGAACCTGGGACGCAAAAATGGTTGCTATTCCTACAACAAAGAAAACTCCAATCATGCTGTCTAGTCACACCTACTGGAACCTAGACGGGTTCGCAAACACGGAAACTCCTACCGCGTTGAACCATACATTTTACCTCCCCTTTTCAGGGCAGACGGTGGCTGTGGATAGCATCCTCATTCCCACGGGGGAAATCTCCCCTGCCCCCAAGGGGTCCGTCAACGACTTCTGGTCTGCTCCCAGACAAATAGGCGAGGGGTTTTCCCTTGAGGGGATCCAGGGAAACTGCGGGGGGAGTTGCACGGGTTACGACAACTGCTGGCTCGTTAACAGGAACTACCCCTACGATTGGAGGTCGGAGGACAAAATGGTGGCTAGTCTGGCGAGTGAGTGGTCGGGAATAAAACTGGAGATTTGGTCGGATCAGGAGGCGTTTCAGATGTATAGCTGTAATGGGATGAACGGGAGTATGCCGATCAAGGCGACGCAGGGGAGGGATGACGGGACCGGGTCGAGAGGGGTGGAAAAGTACGGGTGTGTTGTTCTGGAGGTGCAGGATTGGATTGATGGGATTAATCACCCTgagtgggggaggggaccAAAGCAGATCTTTGAGCCGGGGGGGGATCCGTATGTTTTGCAGGTGAGGCATCGCTTTAGTGTTGATGCTTGA